A window of Desulfuromonas soudanensis genomic DNA:
CCGAGAATGAGAAGGTCGGGAGAGCTCTCCTTGAGAAAGGCGAGAATCTGCTCCGGACGGGTCGACACCAGAAGCCGGTATCCCCAGTGGCGGAGAATGATCTCGATGGTGGAGAGGAGCTTTTCCCGGGAGTCGCCGATGATCAGACGTTTCATTTGTTTTCTCGAAGAGGGCAGGGGGGGAGGGGAGGCGCCGTTGGCGGGGGCCCGGCGCCCTGAATATTGGTGACCGTTCGTCAATCCTTGTTATGATAGCATGCGGAATGGAGATGTGCTATATCTTGAACGTGTGAGTTTATTAACCGCTCTTGAAAGGAGAAATTTGCAATGAGACGTTTGATTGTGCTGTTGTCGTCCCTGATGGTGCTGCTGAGCATTCCGGTCCTGGCGGCCGCCGTCGAGGTTGTCGAGGGGGTTGTCGCCACTCAGGTGGCGGACCGGGCGCCGGTGGGTGTGGCCGAAACCTTTACCCCGGATGTGGGCAGGCTCTATTGCTTCACCCGGATTGCCGGCGCCGCCGACAGCCAGATCACTCATGTCTGGCTGAAGGACGGCCAGGAAATGGCCCGCGTCGAGCTGACGGTGCGGTCGAATGACTGGCGTACCTGGTCCTCCAAGGCCATCATGCCCGAATGGACCGGCGCCTGGCAGGTGGATGTTCTCGCCGGGGACGGGACCCTGTTGAAGTCGTTGCCCTTCACCGTTCAGTAGTTCGAGCCGAACGTCGTTCAACATAAAAAGGCGTCCCCTTCGGGCGCCTTTTTATGTTGAACGGGCGGTCCTGTGCGGCTGTTACTTCTTCTTTGCCTTGCCTCGTGCGGCGCGCGCCTTGGC
This region includes:
- a CDS encoding DUF2914 domain-containing protein yields the protein MRRLIVLLSSLMVLLSIPVLAAAVEVVEGVVATQVADRAPVGVAETFTPDVGRLYCFTRIAGAADSQITHVWLKDGQEMARVELTVRSNDWRTWSSKAIMPEWTGAWQVDVLAGDGTLLKSLPFTVQ